The DNA segment GTGTCTGCATAATACAGAATCAAGAATTGTGAGGTTGGATCTCTTGGAGCTACTGCAGTCGAACAGTTGGTGTCTCAACTACAATTTTTAATAGCCTTTAATATCTGATACTTTACATATAAAATCCTATAGCTGTATTATGAGGCTGTAACATAAAAAGATAAAAGCCAGGAAGTTTGCACCTGAGGACAAGAAAACTTCCTTAACTCAAGAGTGCACAGAGTGACCACAACTTTGAATCTTCTCACTTGCTTAGCAATAAGAATGCCACTCTAGCATGAAGCAACCCTAGTATTGCAATCCTGACCCTCCTGAGCTGTGCCAAGCTAGGAAGTGATTCTGTGAGGTACTCCAAGATGAGTGAAAACTAAGAAGTCCAACACATTTTAATTTGTGACCAAAGTCAAGATTTAGACATCATTTAGTTTTACTTGAAATGGAAACACCTCAACAGGGCTTTTTCCTGTTAAGTCATAAACACATCTGTAGTGCTACAGAACTAAATCATCTTTTAAACCCAGGATCCAGAGGATGAAAGGCCAGTGAAATAATCACCAAGCCCTTGCCGCAAAAATGATGTTTATTTTGTTTAGGTCAACCAGAGTTTCAGTTTTCTCTTACTAGTCATTTGTTCAGACACTGTGCATTAGAATCAAGGCTCAGCATGAGAGTAATTTCTATGGCCAGGGAGAAGAGCGAGCAGAGGGTGCCCAGATCTTTCAGGCAAAATAAGGAGACACCACTTCTCCTTGAGGCAGATGATATTTGCCACAGGAGATTACTGGATCATCTATTTaattttgctgccccaaagaGAAGCCAATATCCAAGGAGAAGGGTAGAGACCCAAAATATACCTAGTCAactaggtgattttttttaaattaattttaatttattttaattttattttatatatatatatatatatatatatatatatatatatatatatatataggtttcagagtagcagccgtgttagtctgtatctgcaaaaagaacaggagtacttgtggcacctgagagactaaccaatttatttgagcataagctttcgtgggctaaagtccacttcatcggatgcacagaatggaacatatagtaagaagtatacacatacacacacacatattattatatatatatatatatatatatatatataaaaaatagctcatcttaattagtctcttactccaccttttcatgttttctgtgtgtgtgtgtgtgtatatatatatatacacatatatatatacatacacacacacacacacacacacacacacagagaaaacatgaaaaggtggagtaagagactaattaattaagatgagctaattATATGTATAAACAAACTCAAAATTATTCAGTCCCTTTTTAAATCTGGCCATAATATTTGACTCTGATCTCATATAACAGTGGATAAAGCAGGCAGACCCAACTGTACAGAGAATTTCCTTCCCTTAGTTCTAGTTTTATTACTAGTATTACAGTAATACCTAGATGCCACAGTCAGGATCAGAGCTGCTTTGCAATAGGCACTTTACTCTGTACAGAAAGGGTCTCAGCCCAGAAGCGTATACAATCCAAGTGTGATGCCCATTAATTTAAGAGAGCAACTCCTTCTTCTTGAATAGGAAGCCATAAACAGACATGCCAATTGAGAAGTCCTGTTTAACCCACCACAAATTCAAAGTACTGTCACAAATGCTCTCTGTAAACACCAGGTGACAGTACTTTGAATACCAACGCTAGGTTAAGAGTAAACACACAGATATTGTAGCATGAAGCATTACAGAGAGGAGACTGCACAGTGCAAAAAGCAGACCCTTCCCCCAGTTCTGCAAGCTGAGACTTATGACTTGGAAGTGGATCTCTCTATCATCACCTGCACTGAGCTATCATCATTTGTACAACACCAGAGGCATCATATGTAAGTGCCTCCTCAGCACTTGCCTCCACAGTAGAGGACCCGGAGGGGATAGTCTGCATCTGACCTGGCGTTGCTCCTTAGGTCTCCTTTGTAGTCAGGGACTGTGGACTCAGCTGTATCCGTTGCCATCTCACAAACCTGCAGGCCACAAGAGGAAAAAACATAACTACAAATTCTTGTTTTAAATTGCTGAAATATTGGAGGATGAAGAGTAAGTCATCTTCCCTAATGTGCCCATTTTAGAGGACTACAGAGGCTCAGAGATTAAAGCTCATGTAGCTacaaggatgggggagggagcaaTTGGAAAGAGTGGAATGGGACAACAAACAACAGGAACATATGGGGACTTGGTGTCATGAGGTTGTGGGTGCACAGAGAATGAAATATAAGGAGGGGCATAGATACACAGCATATAAAGGAGAGGGGCGGAAGTGAAACATGCAGACTGGGGTGGAGTGAAGTGAGATGTGGGGTGTTGTGCTGTGACAGTCGAGATGAATAGTGGGTGCATTGAGGGGACTATAGGTACATCAAGAGATGGAGTGGTTATAGTCAGCATTAGAGGGATTGGGACAAATGTCGGGGTGCTTGTAGGAAACATGAAGCATCCAGGAATTGAGGGCATATGGGTTAGAGGGGCAGTGGAAAATAATGTGGGGCCTGGGCGCGTTGGTGGAAATGTGGAACATGCCAGGGAGGGTGGAGCAGACATAGGGTGACCcgatatcctgattttatagggacagtcccaatattcggggctttgtcttatataggcacctattaccccctaccctgtcccaatttttcacacttgctatctggtcaccctaagcagacAGGATGAGCCATACCTGGGGGATCAAaccaagttgggggggggggggtgaggagtgcCAGTAGAGGGAGGATCAGAGAGATCAGGATGCGGAGTACCGAGGGTCAGGTACTGACAGGGCAGAAGCAGGATCAGATCAGATGAATGTGGGGGTGGAGATGGAGTCAAGGGGGAGAGCTGGCAGTGGTGgagagtgctggggggagggggagtgttagAACGAACCAGGGTGGGAAGGGGCTAGGGGGTGAGGAGCATCTGAAGGGTCAAAGGTGCTGGGGAGTGATCAGAGGCGTCTGAAAGGGAGTGGTGCCGGGGGCTCACAGGAAgtcagggtggggagggatgccGGAGGGGTGAGagtcagggtggggaggaggtggcagggGGGGTCAGAGGGACTGAGGGGTGTCTCAGAGGGAGGGAAGCGAGGGGTGTCTCAGAGGGAGGGGCATCAGGGGGGTGTCTGaagggcaggggttccggggggggggtgtcaaaggGAGTGAGGAGTGTCTGAAGGGGAGGGGTCCAGGGGGCGTAAGAGGGAGTGAaaggtggtggggaaggggaggggtggtggtgggagtgaggggtgtctgaaggggaggggtcccgggaggAGGTCAGAGGGGTGTCTGAAGGAgaggggtcccgggagggcaaAAGTGCTGGGGGAGTGATCAGAAGCGTCTGAAGGGAAGTGATGCCGGGGGGCTCACAGGAAgtcagggtggggagggatgccGGAGGGGTGAAagtcagggtggggaggaggtgccgggagggggtcagagggagCGAGGGGTGtctcagagggagggaaggaggggtgtcTCAGAGGGAGGGGTGTCTGAAGGGCAGGTGTTCCGGGGGGGTGTGtcagagggagtgaggggtgtctgaaggggaggggtcccaggagaggtcagagagagtgaggggtgtctgaaggggaggggtcccgggaggggtcAGAGAGAGTGAGGGGTGTCTGAAGGGCAGGTgttccggggggggggtgtcagagggagtgaggggtgtctgaaggggaggggtcccaggagaggtcagagagagtgaggggtgtctgaaggggaggggtcccgggaggggtcagagagagtgaggggtgtctgaaggggaggggtcccgggaggggtcAGAGAGAGTGAGGGGTGTCTGACAGGGAtggatgccgggggggggggtcagagggaGTGAGGAGTGTCTGAAGGGGAGGGGTCCAGGGGGCGTCAGAGGGAGTGAGAGGTGGTGGTGAAGGGGAGGGGTGCTGGTGGGAGTGAGGGGTGTCTGAAggggaggggtcccgggaggAGGTCAGAGGGGTGTCTGAAGGAgaggggtcccgggagggcaaAAGTGCTGGGGGAGTGATCAGAGGCGTCTGAAGGGAAGTGATGCCGGGGGGCTCACAGGAAgtcagggtggggagggataCCGGAGGGGTGAAagtcagggtggggaggaggtggcggggggggcgtCAGAGGGAGCGAGGGGTGtctcagagggagggaaggaggggtgtcTCAGAGGGAGGGGTGTCTGAAGGGCAGGTGTTccgggggggggtgtcagagggagtgaggggtgtctgaaggggaggggtcccaggagaggtcagagagagtgaggggtgtctgaaggggaggggtcccgggaggggtcagagagagtgaggggtgtctgaaggggaggggtcccgggaggggtcagagagagtgaggggtgtctgaaggggaggggtcccgggaggggtcagagagagtgaggggtgtctgaaggggaggggtcccggggggggggtgtcagagggagtgaggggtgtctgaaggggaggggtcccggggggggggtgtcagagggagtgaggggtgtctgaaggggaggggtcccgggaggggtcagagagagtgaggggtgtctgaaggggaggggtcccgggaggggtcAGAGAGAGTGAGGGGTGTCTGaagggcaggggtcccgggaggggtcAGAGAGAGTGAGGGGTGTCTGaagggcaggggtcccggggggggggtgtcagagggagtgaggggtgtctGAAGGGGAGGGGTCCCAGGAGAGGTCAGAGAGAGTGAGGGGTGTCTGAAGGGCAGGTGTTCCGGGGGGGGGGCGTCAGAGGGAGTGAGGGGTATCTGAAGGGGAGGGGTCCCAGGAGAGGTCAGAGAGAGTGAGGGGTGTCTAAAggggaggggtcccgggaggggtcAGAGAGAGTGAGGGGTATCTGACAGGGAtggatgccggggggggggggggtcagagggagtgaggggtgctgggggaagggaggagtcagagggagtgaggggtgtctGACGGGGTGAGGGGGGCCGGGAGGGGTCAAAGGGAGTGAGGGGGGCcgggagggatgaggggtgtCTGACGGAGTCAGGGGTGCCGGGAGGCTGAGGGGTGCCGGGAGGGGTCTGACGGAGTGAGGGGTGCCGGGAGGTGAGGGGTGCCGGGAGGTGAGGGGTGCCGGGAGGGGTCTGACGGAGTGAGGAGGGTCAGACGGGGAAGGGTGCCGGATATCGGGCGGGGTGGGAAGGAGTACGGTGCAGACTGGGGGAAGGGCCCCGCGGGGAGCCCCCGCGCCTCGCAGGGCTCATTACCCGGTTGGCCCCTCACGCCGCAgtctcggggggagggggcggctcctcctcctgctgctgcctccgACCCCAACAGCACATGCAGCTTCCCGACCAGCACCGCGAGAGCGTCCCggggcgccgccgccgccgccttaTCGCGAGAGCTCGAGGGACAGGCGCCGCCAAGCTTCGCTCCGTGTGACGTTAAGGAAGGGAGGAGCCTGGTTTTGCAGGGGACGACGTGAGGGTGAGACGCTCGCCGTGGGAAGTTACTGAGCTACTAGGGCCTCCGTAGAGTGAACTTGGGTGGGGGCGGTCTAGGAAGCTAAGGTGCATTCTCTAGGTTCGGCACCTGGAGGGGAGACAGTTCTTGATACCAGAGGGAGTCAGCTGGGGGCGCTTCTTTCAGTGCTGGGTCTATTGGCACCTCAAGGCGGGAGAAGGGATGTGTGCTGTGCCCCCCACCTTGGGTAAGAGTGGGATCTAGCATCCTACAGGATCAGCATACCTGTGATCTCTGCACCCTCCTGTTCCCTTGTGAGTGTGGATAACTACAGTCTGACCCGCTCAGACTTTTAAAAGTCAAGCAGAGTGTTGCCATAGTAAACAATAcacaaaaaggtttcagagtagcagccgtgttagtctgtattcgcaaaaagaaaaggaggacttgtggcaccttagagactaaccaatttatttgagcataagctttcgtgagctacagctcacttcatccgatagATGATTCACTTATCCTGAATAGATAGATGATTATCTATCTATcctaaatagatagatagatgattcattcctgtagctcacgaaagcttatgctcaaataaattggttagtctctaaggtgccacaagtactccttttctttttgcaaatacacaaAAACTTCTCTCTGGTACGTTTTGTCCACAGGTCTCAATACACTTTACAAAGCAGGTAAAGTATcgtcatcctcattttacacaaggaggcaggggctggtgaagtgactttcccaaagccgTTAAAAGTCCCCTCAGCAGTGCTGTCCAGCTAAGGCAAGGCTAGTCCATACCTGTTCTGATACCacactgcaccctggaagcggccagcagcaggtcccacTCCCAGGTGGGGGGGCCACTGGAATcagcgcactgcccctgccctgagcaccagctccacactcccaatggccagttcctggccaatgggagctgggggggcggtgcctgcaggcaagagctgcGGAGAGCCGCTtgcgtgcctctgcctaggaactagacctgctggccgcttccagggcacagcgtggtccatggtgccaggacaggcagaaatctgccttagcacccccgctgtgcCACTGATTGGGAGCCACCGCAAgtaagcctgtgccccagccccaatcccctaccccagtccTAAGACCACCCCAAACCTGgagtctcctcctgcaccccaaagcccaccTCCACAGcgtgcacccccagcccagagccctgacccctacccgcaccccaaccccctgcctcagcccagagcccttcccacaccccaagcccctcagcctcagctccgttgggtcgtgggcatcaacaattttcttcaactgcgtTGCCAGACCACTGTACTAAGGTATATCTCTGACTCTCTTTTATAGGAGAGATATATAGCATGTGGCGGGGTGGGGCATGGCTAAGGGGCAGAGGTAAGCTTGCTTGGCGTGCTAGATTGTTCAGTGAGCTCCCTCCGGTAGCAGTGTGCACGTGAGCTAAAAGGGAGGGTGGTAGATGGCAGACCCAGCTCCCAGCAGAATTGCTAATGGGAACAAAGGAGGCTATAAGGATCTTCCTAGTCAAGGTGTCTGTTTTAGGGGGCCTGATCTTGTAAATCTTTACTCACATGAACATTCCTTACCCAGGCAATTCGCTTCATTGTACTAACTACTTAGATGAGTAAAACCTTGTGGGATTGGGTCCCAAGTGTGTATATAGAAGACATGACATGGAGAGCTGCCCAAAGGATGTATCAGAAATTCATCAAAGCAAGGCAAAACACTGAGGCAAATCCGGCTCGCCTAACTCATGTGAGCagtcctgctgaagccaatgagTCTCAGCCCATGGGATTTGGCCCATTCTCTACATTCAAATACCCCCAGTATAACACAGTTACTGGAACCACTTAGTGATGTATTGATAAGAGGAACCTGGCGAAATCCCCTGCTCTCTATCCCCCGCGGCCCTGGGCTCTAGATGTTCAGTGATTCCCAGTCACGGGGATGTACAGTCttgcataggtttcagagtaacagccgtgttagtctattcgcaaaaagaaaaggagtacttgtggcaccttagcgactaaccaatttatttgagcataagcttttgtgagctacagctcactccatcggatgcatactgtggaaaatacagaagatgtttttatatacacaaaccgtgaaaaaatgggtgtttatcactacaaaaggttttctctccccccaccccactctcctgctggtaatagcttatctaaagtgatcactctccttacaatgtgtatgataatcaaggtgggccatttccagcacaaatccagcatACAGTGCTGTGCAGTCAGTTTACACTGACATTTGCTGAACAAACCTGTGACTCACTGGGCTGAGCACAGGCCGGGGACCCAGGAGCTCGGAGGCTAAGGCTGGCTCTGCCAACAGCCATAAAGGCCTTGGCTGTTTCACCTTCCATGCATGTCACCAAACTATCCCCCTCTGCCAGCAAAGATATCAGTTCAGCGGGCCTCAGGCTCCTCCGCTGGGGCGAACTGGGCTGAGCAGCGCGATTCAGCCTTTGCAGGAAGCTTGAGCCCTGCGAGCCTCCGTATACTAGGAACTGCGTGTGTGTGCAGCGTCTGTCTGCCACGCTACGGGATCGCGGAATAGCCAATTCCTGCCGCTCGGTCGCTGTCTCTGCGTTGCGCTGGGCTCGGGGAACGGAGCAGGCAGCCATGCCTCGCTTCGCTCAGCTGGTCATGGGTCCGGCGGGCAGTGGGAAGGTGAGACCGGCCCTTCCCTGCCTTGTACCGGGGGGGTATTTGGGGGTGTAACTGGGGAGTGTGGGGGTAAGGGGTAGTTGGGGTAATTGGGGGCATGGGTGTAACGGGGTTTGTGGTAACTGAAGTGGAAGTTGCCATGTGCCATTGTCGGAGATTGTTGCAATTTAAAATGATGTAAAGCGGTGGTGGCTCTTCAGATAAAATAATCCTTTGAAATAACCTACAAATAACCCTTTGCATTGCACTTGCATCGCTCCTTCTGAGGATTGGAAGGTGCTATACAGTggaggtattatccccatttcacagccaggaaaactgaggcatagaggggCAGTAACTTTCCAACATATGCAGTAAGACAGGCAGAGTTGGGAGTAGAACCTGGGAGTTCTGATTCCCAGACCCTTGCTTTGACTGCTATAGTTGCCTCTCCTTTCAGGTGTAAAATTGCAACACCTTGTAGGTACTTTCAGCTGTGTAATAAGGTTTCTATTTAAATTGCAGAGCACTTACTGTTCCACCATGGTCCAGCATTGTGCAGCCATAAACCGCTCTGTGCAAGTTGTTAACCTAGACCCTGCAGCAGAATTCTTCAATTATCCTCTGATGGCTGGTGAGTTGTGCTTGGGATCACTTTCTTAATTTCCCGTACTCTCAGAACTGCTGAAAACAGGTAAAGATATAACACTTCTTACTCAGGATGAATCAGGCTTGAAGATTGAGTTTTCTTACCTTTTAATAAGATACTTTCAGATTTAGTTGTCTAAATTTAACCTGTCTTGATATCAAAGCTGTTCTGGTTTTATTGACAGCGTTCTCCAGATtctaaatctgtttgtttgttttttaaatctaagtCAAGAAgcaatatatacatattttaggCATTTGGAGACTGTATTAGTAGGACCTACAAAAATACTCTTCCTGAATCTACAGCAGCATTTAACAAACTTCTTAGAAATAGTCAGCTTTACTGTTTCCCCTGTATATTCAGTGAGTTTCTCTTGTTTGTTTGAGGGGTTTCTCACATggcaaaagggaaaagaaaaacactttaaaaaaaaaaaagtaggaattTGTGACTGTGAAATCACAAAAATTGTGAAAAGgcttgtggggatgggggagctggTATAGCACCTGAAACAAATTTAGTTGGTCATGTTTGTTTTGAGAATTACATTTGTTGTAGGAATTTACCTCTGGAACGTATGTACCCAgtgttgaaaaaacaaacacacacaacatgcatCTTTTATTGTAGACATTCGAGAATTAATTGAAGTGGATGATGTTATGGAAGATGACTCCTTAAGGTTTGGCCCCAATGGTGGTTTAGTATTTTGCATGGAATACTTTGCCAATAACTTTGACTGGCTTGAGGATTGTCTTGGCCATGTGGAGGATGACTACATACTCTTTGATTGTCCAGGTAAACAAAATTCTGTGCTCTGGTGCCCTAATTTTTTCTTATCTGATGTGTAACTTTAGATGATTTTTGCTTGTAATGGTAATTTGCAGATAAAGTCTTTTTTGTACTGTTGTGTTGTTCAGTGCCAAAAAGTcacttattatttttatataaatctaTCCAAGATCAAGTAGAATTATCTAAAAAGAAAGATCACACATTCTGTGCTAGATTTCACTAATTTTAATAGCAATATCCCATGTCTATCTGTTATAATGATATTTGATTATGAACTAACATACTGGCACTGTCTCTGCATTAGCTTTACATTCCTACAGACTAATTATGGATGTGTCCTAGGTCAGATTGAACTCTATACTCATTTGCCAGTGATGAAACAGCTGGTGGAGCAGCTACAGCAGTGGGAATTCCGTGTCTGTGGAGTTTTTCTTGTTGATTCTCAGTTTATGGTGGAATCTTTTAAGGTATCAGTTTTAAATGGATTGTAACAATGAAGTTTATAATTTATAGAAGAACAATTAATCTGGGGAAGTGAATAACTATATTCAAAAGCAATCATAATGTTTTTTCACCTATCTGGAACTCTCCATTGTTACATTTCTGTAAACCTGAATATTGTTTATGGCCTAATGgttcggggggggtggggtgggggggcgggaagtgggagtcAGGCATTCTGCGTCTTTTTTCCCAGATCTCATATTGCTTGCAGTGTGACACTGTCACTTGCTtaacctgtaaaatgaggaaaatTGGCACTTGGAAAAATGAGGCTGTGGAAGTAAGGTTCAGGGACACACTGAGATAGGAATCGAACCCCTGCCCCTCCAGGAGTGGGTTGGCTTCTGACCTGGCACTGTTCTTGGACAAACAAATGTCTCCTAAGTTTCATATCTATCTGTAGCTAGTTTTGCCTCTCTGGTAAAAATATCCAGTTCCTGTAAATGAGGGTGTAGGGGTGAGCTGTGTGGAGATGCATAGGATTGGGTGGAAAAGACTGACGGGGTAAGTTAAAAAGGTATAGTGCAGAATGGCGGGGAAGTGAGATTGGGGACTGGAGACACTGGCTGTCTCTACGCTACAAGCTAAggatgtgattcccctgctcatgtacacgTACTCGCGCTAGCTCTCACCAAGTTAACGccggtataaatagcagtgtaaactCAGTAGCACAGGTAGCAGCAGCGGAGACATGGCTGAGCCATGCCGAGTGCATACTCACCAATTTTAGGTGGGTTTAGACTTGACACTGTTCAGCTGTGCCTCTGTTCATAgtcatgctagcttgatgagaactAGGGTGAGCATGTGTATGTGAGCAAGGGAATCACATCCCtaactcatagtgtagatgtagccaaagTATAGGGAAGGAGGCTAAGAATACAAAGCAGGAAAAGAGGGCTAATGGGTgtaggaaaagagaagaaaaagaggaaaCACACAAAATTATCTATCCtagggaaggaaaagagagagcatAGTATAGTCACTTTATATGTGGGGCTTAGAGAAGTAAGGGTCGTTTTATCCTGGCTAGAAGGTGTCTGCTATATTTTTTTCAAGTCCTTAGGATACCACTTACATTCTGCACTTGTAAGATCTTCAGACAGAAGGtatta comes from the Chelonia mydas isolate rCheMyd1 chromosome 15, rCheMyd1.pri.v2, whole genome shotgun sequence genome and includes:
- the GPN3 gene encoding GPN-loop GTPase 3 isoform X1, whose amino-acid sequence is MPRFAQLVMGPAGSGKSTYCSTMVQHCAAINRSVQVVNLDPAAEFFNYPLMADIRELIEVDDVMEDDSLRFGPNGGLVFCMEYFANNFDWLEDCLGHVEDDYILFDCPGQIELYTHLPVMKQLVEQLQQWEFRVCGVFLVDSQFMVESFKFISGVLAALSAMISLEIPQINIMTKMDLLSKKAKTEIEKYLDPDTYSVIEDSANILKSTMFKKLTKAICGLIDDYSMVRFLPYDHSDEESINIVLQHIDFAIQYGEDLEFKEPKENEEDKPATLDEYFQDQVDE